The following coding sequences are from one Epinephelus moara isolate mb chromosome 7, YSFRI_EMoa_1.0, whole genome shotgun sequence window:
- the LOC126393112 gene encoding gamma-crystallin M2-like encodes MGKIAFFEDKNFQGRCHTCSADCPDLRSFFSRCNSIKVESGCWVLYEHPNYTGNQYVLSPGEYPDHQQWMGFNDSIKSCRCINNSWKILFYEKKDFEGQAAECVEDCPSIYEAFKFQEVHSSVVMDGAWVLYDQPNYHGHQYFLERGEYRNYTDWGATSPAVGSFRMITEF; translated from the exons ATGGGGAAG ATTGCGTTCTTCGAGGATAAGAATTTCCAAGGGCGATGCCACACGTGCAGCGCGGACTGTCCTGACCTGCGCTCTTTCTTCAGCCGTTGCAACTCCATTAAGGTGGAAAGTGGCTGCTGGGTACTGTACGAGCATCCCAACTACACTGGCAACCAGTACGTCCTGAGCCCCGGGGAATACCCTGATCACCAGCAGTGGATGGGATTCAATGATAGCATCAAGTCATGTCGCTGTATCAACAAC TCCTGGAAGATCCTGTTCTACGAAAAGAAGGATTTCGAAGGACAGGCGGCAGAGTGCGTTGAGGATTGCCCATCGATTTACGAGGCCTTCAAGTTCCAGGAAGTCCACTCCTCTGTGGTTATGGATGGTGCGTGGGTCCTCTACGATCAGCCCAACTACCACGGACACCAGTACTTCCTGGAACGTGGCGAGTACCGCAACTATACAGACTGGGGCGCCACCTCCCCTGCTGTTGGATCCTTCCGCATGATCACAGAGTTCTAG
- the LOC126393405 gene encoding gamma-crystallin M3-like, translating to MGKIIFYEDRNFQGRSYECMSDCSDMSSYLSRCTSCRVESGCFMVYDRPNYMGNQYFLRRGEYSDYMSMGMTDSIRSCRLIPQHRGSYRMRIYERENFQGLSHELMDDCENFQDRYRMSDCQSCNVMDGHWLMYEQPHYRGRMMYLRPGEYRSMRDVGYSGMRLSSARRIMDSC from the exons ATGGGCAAG ATCATCTTCTACGAGGACAGGAACTTCCAGGGTCGCTCCTATGAGTGCATGAGCGACTGCTCTGACATGTCCTCCTACCTGAGCAGGTGTACTTCCTGCAGGGTGGAGAGCGGCTGCTTCATGGTCTACGACCGCCCCAACTACATGGGAAACCAGTACTtcctgaggagaggagagtacTCTGACTACATGTCTATGGGCATGACTGACTCGATCCGCTCCTGCCGTTTGATTCCTCAG CACAGAGGCTCTTACAGGATGAGGATCTACGAGAGGGAGAACTTCCAGGGCCTGAGTCACGAGCTGATGGACGACTGCGAAAACTTCCAGGACCGCTACCGCATGTCCGACTGCCAGTCCTGCAACGTGATGGACGGCCACTGGCTGATGTACGAGCAGCCCCACTACAGAGGCAGGATGATGTACCTGAGGCCCGGAGAGTACAGGAGCATGAGAGATGTGGGAT